In one window of Tripterygium wilfordii isolate XIE 37 chromosome 1, ASM1340144v1, whole genome shotgun sequence DNA:
- the LOC120004168 gene encoding chaperone protein DnaJ 2 yields MGRVAQEGSDIKSQLVSQICSISTASIGCAHREYGDSGRSDFIDWYSLLGVGENAGVAVIRKRYHKLALQLHPDKNKHPKAEIAFKLVSQASVCLSDNAKRRAFDLQRLKNFCPECNRIPYSNGNSPRNSSPSVPKARNPTAWSRSSRILQSFKDIRDRFKEEARVIENCLRTNMGSRIESPVFGSPEYLFRSNTQHKTRRETPIFDPSDYLFQGYPHLRNRIYRKPEHCCFLQRGNSLNYEQGRRRFDSPIFEIRSEITMFKSKSAFIYS; encoded by the exons ATGGGGAGAGTGGCACAAGAAGGATCAGATATCAAATCCCAATTGGTCTCTCAGATTTGCTCCATTTCCACTGCTTCCATCGGATGTGCTCATAGGGAATATGGCGATTCGGGTAGATCGGATTTCATCGATTGGTACAGCCTTCTTGGA GTGGGAGAGAATGCAGGAGTAGCCGTTATAAGAAAGCGATATCATAAACTTG CTTTGCAACTTCATCCAGATAAGAATAAGCATCCCAAGGCTGAGATTGCCTTCAAGCTTGTCTCCCAG GCATCTGTTTGTCTTTCTGACAATGCCaagagaagagcttttgacttGCAAAGGCTGAAAAACTTCTGCCCGGAGTGCAACCGAATTCCTTATTCCAATGGCAACTCTCCAAGAAATTCCTCCCCGTCGGTACCCAAAGCACGGAATCCTACAGCCTGGTCGAGATCCAGCAGAATTCTGCAAAGTTTCAAAGACATCAGAGATAGATTTAAAGAGGAAGCCAGAGTCATAGAGAATTGTTTGAGAACTAACATGGGATCGAGGATAGAATCCCCCGTCTTTGGATCCCCAGAATATCTCTTCCGCAGCAATACTCAACATAAGACAAGAAGAGAAACCCCAATATTTGATCCATCTGACTATCTATTCCAAGGCTATCCACATCTTCGTAACCGGATTTACAGAAAGCCAGAGCACTGTTGCTTCTTGCAGAGAGGAAATTCCCTTAACTACGAACAGGGGAGACGAAGATTCGACTCTCCTATCTTTGAGATCAGATCAGAAATAACAATGTTCAAGAGTAAATCTGCTTTTATCTATTCATAG